The Pungitius pungitius chromosome 4, fPunPun2.1, whole genome shotgun sequence nucleotide sequence GTCCGTGCGCTTACTGCTCCctcggccctcgggctcgctgACTGCATCGTCAGTCCCTTTAGATGTGGGTACGGTGTCCCTGACCCCTCTCCGGTTGGACGGCCACGTCGTGTTCCTTCCCCCTGCGTCGCCGTTTCTGGAGCGTTGGTGGTGAGATGCGCTGAACTCCATCAGTTGCGGAGGCTCTTTAGAATGCGTCAAATGAgacgagaaggaggaaggaaaaacGGGCTCATCCCTCGTCTCTCTCCTGTCATTCTGCGACCTGTCCGATGGTCCTCGTGACCATCTCTCCTGGCCCTTCCACTGTTGGGTTTGAGCCGATGTTTGGGAGGTAGAAAAGTCAGTGAGCGGCTCTTTGCCGGGTTTGGGAAAATCCAAGTCCCTGTGGAAGCGAGGCGCTCTGTCATTTCGCTGCGGCCTATGGTCGTTATGCGAGGAGAACTTGGTCTGAGATGGGTCTTTGGAGTAATAGTCGGAGAAATTCGCTTTACTCTCGTGTTGTCTTTGGGGTCCATGACTCTTTTGCTCTGtgaaaaccaaccaaccaaagaGAAGCGTAATCAAAAACTACAGCAAAATCATAAGCAAAATCATGTAAGTAATACAAGGAACATTGGCAAGGCCACATTCCAGTGTGTTATTCCATGAAGattaacaaaaacaagaagtcagtagaattaaataaatgacaaaaatattCCTAATGGAATTCCCAAACCATGTCGTCTGTGGCCAAACACcaaaaacacccaaaacaacaaatattTGATAATGCCCAGTTTCTTTCACAGCCCAGAATGACCTGAGATCTAATTCCCCCCAGCTCACCACAGCTCGACGTCTGCATGAATACAATCAGGACTCTATGCTTGAGGCAGTAATATTATTGATTAATATGTTGTTAATAAGGGTTGGCTTGAAAAGTATAACAACATTAACAGTATTTAAAATCATCAAGTAGTTTGAAATAAATCCAGACAACTTCACCCACCATCAATGGAGAAAACTCCCATCTTGGATTCAAGAAAGTCAAAAAGAGTGCTCGGTCCAGACGGCCTCCCacctgctccctcctcctcatcttcatttCTGGACCTgccccttccccttcctctggctgagaagaacacaaacacaagattATCTCAACTCAATTAAGAACGGATCAATCGTTCGGGACATTGCAGCCATGAGCATCCACCTCTAAAGTTCATGTGCCCCTTTGTTTGCATGTGGATCTGTGTTTTCAGCCCggaacaaaacaacagcagacaCCATTGAAGATGGACACGGTTTTGGAAATGATCATTTGCAGCAGACTCATAGGACCGACGTAAGCATCAAACATAAAAATAGTCCAAGCTCACAGTTGTTTGACCACAAAAATAGTAGTGTggagggaaaacattttttaaagaagtaaTCTCAGGTAGAGTAGCACATCCCTCTTTAACCTTAACAGTAATTCTTGGGAGAATCGTCTCTGGCAAATGTGTGGGAAATGGACTAAAACAAGCTAAACTGTCTGCATTGTGCACCTTTAACTAGGCTGTAGGGGATTTCCACTGCATTTAAAAGGACCCACTCACTGACTTTCTGTAGAAACAAAACAGTTTCAGGCTATATGAGTGTTGTATACCTCGGGGCGGGGGCGGGACAGATTCCGCTTCCTCAGGGCCAGGTCTGCAACCAGAAGATCCAGTCAAGAGGCTGTTTAGTGCCACTTCCAGGTTGTTATTATTGTCCATTAGAGCCAGCCGAGCAGCCTCCCTGTTAAAGCCCATCTCCATGATGTCTCTCAGAGCACGCTCATCCACCTGAACAGGGGTGAAGAACATTAAAAcagatagaaaaagaaaaaaaaccttgtatAGAGAGCAAATGTACAGGGAGATGACAAAAATATACGCTGGACGGATAATGCTAGTTGTTTAATATTGAAATGAGGTTCCCAGGCAAGGAAAGAGCCGGTCAGGGATATCTCATTGGTTTACTTTGGATTAGTGCCAAAGATCCTAGTATCAAACCATCATTAACACATCACCAAGCAAAATGATGTAATATCTCCTTCCATCCTATTTATGTGTTCAGCCCAATTGCTGGCTGAGTTATGCCTAGAAACTGGCAGGtcccaacacacagacaaaaggaCACTAACCCGGGCCAAGCCTCCAATTCACTTTCTACAAAAGCATAATCAATGCCTCACCCAGTCTATGAGCCATGGTATGAAGATGGAAAAAATACAAGAGGAGTGCAGGACGTTCCTACCTTCAATTGCTTTGTTTCAGTTAAAGGAGGCCTTATTAACGTAATGGGAAGAATCACCATTTACACATAACTGGCTTCTGTTACCGACTCAAAACAGAACTGTTTTAAAAGTTTGGAGCCAGTCTGTCTCCTCACCAGCTCTCTGTAGTTCCCATCTTGTCTGCTCTCAGGTCTTTCGACCCGATCTTCCCGCCTCCTCTGCTGGTACGAGTCTCGGCTCCGAAAGGAGGAAGCCGCACTGGATAAATTAGTGCCTGCGTTTCCTCCACCGCCAAAGGTCCTCGGAGCCTAACAGGTAGAAAAGAAAGAGCAAGACGATCGATGCAGCTGCAGGGCTGAGGGAAAGCCAACGTAAGAAACTAAACTTTGTAGTTGACAAAGTAATCAGGATTCTTAATTGTAAGTGTGTCGAATGCCAAAGGCAATCAAGGTTAAGATGAACGCCGATATGgggcatgtatttatttaatgggGACCAAATCCGACGCCGACGCCGATGTGCAAAAACTACGATCAATAAGAGAAACAGCAATTAGTTATAGTGGCACCAGGGCTGGTCCTGGTGGGCTACAGGACCTTGACTCCTGATATTATCACAATTTGTTTTGCCTTTCACAACTAAAAGCAGAGCATATTAGATTGATAGAGGATATCAATAGACAGTCATATGTGATGCAAAACGCACAAATGCGAGTTCTAAAATATTGCTGGAGCCCTGTGTAATACCGAGGCCCCTTGACGTTACGTAGTTAAAGAGCCACGCTACGGGTTTGCGTACCTCTTTGGTCTTGGCCACCTCGGCGATAGCTGCCGTCCGCTGCTTCTCAAACTCATCATTCTCGTCAGGACTCCTGGCTACCGTCTGAGACTGGAGGGTCTTCCTCTGGTCGAGATCCCTGCTGTCTGCTTCATCCGTCCTCGCACACTTCTACAGAGAAGCATTAAGTGTGTGAGTACAGTCCCCGTGATGCGCTGTTGTGTTCCCACCGAAGCacaaaaccagaaaaccaaGGCTGACTTTTGGACTGCAGGGCGGCTGCAGGACGTTGGCCCTCACACTTAGGGGCCATTTTGCTCTCTTGGTAAAACAGCCCTGAGATCTGACCCCACAGGAGGACGtttctcttcccttttctttccgGACGGCCTCTTGTCGGCGAGAGGCTGACACCAGAGTGTCTCCAGTAAACCCTCTTTCCGCTGTGGCTCCGTCAAATGATAGGATTTAGGATTTGGGCCCTCTTCAACCCAACGCCTTTCCGAAGCGACTTTGGTTGGTGAGAGGTTAAGAAAGCGGTATCTCCAGTAGATATTCTTTTCCGGTTTGCCTTCATCGAACAATAGGATTAAGGATTCAGGCTCTGTGGCTTTTAGCTGTAAGGCCTCCTCAATCCGGCGCTTTATGGACCACCTCTCGTTGGTGAGACACGCGTTCTCGCTGCTTCCCCCGG carries:
- the tdrd3 gene encoding tudor domain-containing protein 3 isoform X2; protein product: MTDLTDSLTKEGWYLSDEGIAELKGSAEKITHNDIIRIALDSDLRPIGRKIIPSDINSGRTEKLEGPCVLQVLKVRNVSAPKDHEESQGAPRMLRLQMTDGHTTCVGLEFKHLSKISLNTPPGTKVKLLGTVQVKNGLLLLNDSKISVLGGEVDHMVEKWELQRSLAKHSRSNIGAEGGPPPFVPFGQKCARTDEADSRDLDQRKTLQSQTVARSPDENDEFEKQRTAAIAEVAKTKEAPRTFGGGGNAGTNLSSAASSFRSRDSYQQRRREDRVERPESRQDGNYRELVDERALRDIMEMGFNREAARLALMDNNNNLEVALNSLLTGSSGCRPGPEEAESVPPPPRARGRGRGRSRNEDEEEGAGGRPSGPSTLFDFLESKMGVFSIDEQKSHGPQRQHESKANFSDYYSKDPSQTKFSSHNDHRPQRNDRAPRFHRDLDFPKPGKEPLTDFSTSQTSAQTQQWKGQERWSRGPSDRSQNDRRETRDEPVFPSSFSSHLTHSKEPPQLMEFSASHHQRSRNGDAGGRNTTWPSNRRGVRDTVPTSKGTDDAVSEPEGRGSSKRTDRSDEPNSGSRRKGKSDRSNSDQLDRQRDGGPPTFNPRGGRSVTPQEVGLSRDFRIATGDPSHFQNGDAEQKRTGPIKPTSSQGVPQREPPPKKGPSTNPPPKRRPGQGKGQGPRGPEKSHSVELAWRRGDQCLALYWEDGKFYHARIDAVHQSGSTAVVVFRDYGNCEEVLLHNIKPVSADVL